One genomic region from Streptomyces sp. NBC_00457 encodes:
- a CDS encoding DUF3303 family protein, which yields MRVLFKARLDTERSNEAIRNGTLSKLVQSSMEQVKPEAAYFTTDNGHRTCYLVFDMKDSSEMPSIAEPFFLELGADVTYTPVMNPEDLQKGLSALAR from the coding sequence ATGCGCGTTCTGTTCAAGGCACGACTCGACACGGAGAGGTCGAACGAGGCCATCCGGAACGGGACCCTGTCGAAGCTGGTCCAGTCGTCGATGGAGCAGGTCAAGCCGGAGGCGGCCTACTTCACCACGGACAACGGCCACCGCACCTGCTACCTGGTGTTCGACATGAAGGACAGCTCGGAGATGCCGTCGATCGCCGAGCCGTTCTTCCTGGAGCTCGGTGCCGACGTCACGTACACGCCGGTGATGAACCCCGAGGACCTGCAGAAGGGGCTCTCCGCGCTGGCGCGGTGA
- a CDS encoding dolichyl-phosphate beta-glucosyltransferase, which yields MKGPETAVDLSVVIPAYNEEGRLGPTLDAIADYLGEDEGRWGDWEIVVADDGSTDGTRDLVTERAERAEKTAGTDGRDARIRLVTGDRNRGKGAALRLGVAATRGRRVLVTDADLAAPIEELERLDKALSEGYAAAIGSRSVPGATIGDRQHPVRELLGRAGNVLIRRTAVPGIRDTQCGFKLFDGDRAREAFADSRLDGWGIDVEVLQHFRRADWPLAEVPVRWSHQSGSKVGPLDYGRVLAELARLKARALRPADLLAVAFFLLMSVALYSGRLIDPSNRYLPDSLRDQNQWEWFFAVTADNVAHLRNPLFTDLQGFPDGVNLMANTVMLGLSVPFTPLTLLAGPAISLSVVMTLGLAATAAAWYWLIVKRVVRQRAAAFVGASLAAFAPPMVSHANAHPNFIILFMIPLIIDRALRLCSGTRVTRDGIVLGLMAAYQIYLGEEPLLLAAMGMLLFAAAYGVVRRDVAKASWRPLGKGLLIGAATCLPLVVYALAWQFYGPQSYHSVLHGDNAGNSPLALLSFAERSLIAGDADTANALSLNPTEQNAFYGWPLVALAFAIVIRLWEHALVKALAFTAVAAAFLSLGPEFRIPLTDVVLPGPWALLAEKPLFESVIESRVAMVCAPALGMLVALTVDRLAATRSVSTQFAGFLGICLALLPLVPAPLKAVDRAEVPAFIADGSWKSYLGKGESLVPVPLPDPGNAEALHWQTEAGMGFKLPGGYFNGPYGEERVGIYGASPRDTSNLLREVRYTGKIPAIGANWRTLARHDLAFWKAGVLVLAPQQNDDKLRETVEKLVGSPGKWTGGVWVWDLHAGS from the coding sequence ATGAAGGGCCCTGAGACGGCCGTGGACCTCTCCGTGGTCATCCCCGCCTACAACGAAGAAGGGCGTCTCGGCCCCACTCTCGACGCCATCGCCGACTATCTCGGCGAGGACGAGGGCCGCTGGGGCGACTGGGAGATAGTCGTCGCCGACGACGGCTCCACCGACGGCACCCGTGACCTCGTCACCGAGCGAGCGGAGCGCGCAGAAAAGACCGCGGGGACCGACGGGCGCGACGCCCGCATCCGCCTCGTCACCGGCGACCGCAACCGCGGCAAGGGCGCCGCCCTCCGCCTCGGCGTCGCCGCCACCCGTGGCCGCCGGGTCCTGGTCACCGACGCCGATCTGGCCGCGCCCATCGAGGAGTTGGAGCGGCTCGACAAGGCGCTCAGCGAGGGCTACGCCGCCGCGATCGGTTCCCGTTCCGTCCCCGGCGCGACGATCGGCGACCGCCAGCACCCGGTGCGTGAACTGCTCGGCCGCGCGGGCAACGTCCTCATACGCAGGACCGCCGTCCCCGGCATCCGCGACACCCAGTGCGGCTTCAAGCTCTTCGACGGCGACCGCGCCCGCGAGGCCTTCGCCGACTCCCGCCTCGACGGCTGGGGCATCGACGTCGAGGTCCTCCAGCACTTCCGCCGCGCCGACTGGCCGCTCGCCGAGGTCCCGGTCCGCTGGTCGCACCAGAGCGGCTCGAAGGTCGGCCCCCTCGACTACGGCCGCGTCCTCGCCGAACTCGCCCGCCTCAAGGCCCGTGCACTCCGCCCGGCGGACCTCCTGGCCGTCGCCTTCTTCCTCCTCATGTCGGTCGCCCTCTACTCGGGCCGCCTGATCGACCCGAGCAACCGCTATCTGCCGGATTCGCTCCGGGACCAGAACCAGTGGGAGTGGTTCTTCGCGGTGACGGCCGACAACGTCGCCCACCTCCGCAACCCCCTCTTCACCGATCTCCAGGGCTTCCCCGACGGCGTGAACCTCATGGCCAACACGGTCATGCTCGGCCTGTCCGTCCCCTTCACGCCGCTGACGCTGCTCGCGGGCCCGGCGATCTCCCTGAGCGTCGTCATGACGCTGGGCCTCGCGGCCACGGCCGCCGCCTGGTACTGGCTGATCGTGAAACGGGTCGTACGGCAGCGCGCCGCGGCCTTCGTCGGCGCGTCCCTCGCGGCCTTCGCCCCGCCGATGGTCAGCCACGCCAACGCGCACCCGAACTTCATCATCCTGTTCATGATCCCGCTGATCATCGACCGCGCGCTGCGACTCTGCTCCGGCACCCGGGTCACCCGGGACGGGATCGTGCTGGGCCTGATGGCGGCGTACCAGATCTACCTCGGCGAAGAACCCCTCCTCCTCGCGGCGATGGGGATGCTGCTGTTCGCCGCCGCGTACGGAGTGGTACGACGGGATGTGGCGAAGGCGTCCTGGCGCCCGCTCGGCAAGGGCCTGCTGATCGGCGCCGCGACCTGCCTCCCCTTGGTCGTCTACGCCCTGGCCTGGCAGTTCTACGGCCCGCAGAGCTACCACAGCGTCCTGCACGGCGACAACGCCGGCAACAGCCCGCTGGCCCTGCTCTCCTTCGCCGAACGCTCACTCATCGCGGGCGACGCGGACACCGCGAACGCCCTCTCCCTCAACCCCACCGAACAGAACGCCTTCTACGGCTGGCCGCTGGTCGCCCTCGCCTTCGCGATCGTCATACGGCTGTGGGAACACGCCCTGGTCAAGGCGCTGGCGTTCACGGCGGTCGCCGCGGCCTTCCTCTCCCTGGGCCCGGAGTTCCGCATCCCGCTGACGGATGTCGTCCTCCCCGGCCCCTGGGCGCTGCTCGCCGAGAAGCCGCTGTTCGAGTCGGTCATCGAGAGCCGCGTGGCGATGGTGTGCGCACCGGCGCTGGGCATGCTGGTGGCGCTGACGGTGGACCGGCTGGCCGCCACCCGCTCCGTGAGCACGCAGTTCGCCGGCTTCCTCGGCATCTGCCTCGCCCTGCTCCCCCTCGTCCCCGCCCCGCTGAAGGCGGTGGACCGCGCGGAGGTGCCCGCGTTCATCGCGGACGGGAGCTGGAAGTCGTACCTCGGAAAAGGCGAGTCGCTCGTCCCGGTCCCGCTGCCGGATCCCGGCAACGCGGAGGCCCTGCACTGGCAGACGGAAGCCGGCATGGGCTTCAAACTCCCCGGCGGCTACTTCAACGGCCCCTACGGCGAGGAGCGCGTCGGCATCTACGGCGCCTCCCCCCGCGACACCTCCAACCTCCTGCGGGAGGTGCGCTATACGGGCAAGATCCCGGCGATCGGTGCGAACTGGCGGACGCTGGCCCGGCACGACTTGGCCTTCTGGAAGGCGGGCGTGCTGGTGCTGGCGCCGCAGCAGAACGACGACAAGCTGCGCGAGACGGTGGAGAAGCTGGTGGGCAGCCCTGGTAAATGGACCGGCGGGGTGTGGGTATGGGATCTGCACGCGGGGAGCTGA